ATTGCTTACGAAGCCCCAGACAACGTTTTAGTACGGGAGGGGGAGGATCCCAGCGTGACGAAAGTAAAGGTGGGGTTTGTCCCTCTCCACAGGGTACCCTTCGATGAGGAGTGGGCTCGCGAGCTGAAGCACCGCTTCATCGAGGCTGTGAGAGCCAGCTTCGGCGACATCGTGGAGCTTGTCTACCCGGGCGAGGGTGATACGAAGCTGGGGCTGGTTTCAGACGACGATGACGCGGAGGCTGTGGCGGAGCTCTTCAAGCGGGAAGGGGTTGACGGCATCGTCATCGCGGCGCTCACCTTCGGCGACGAGCTTGCTGGAGCGAGGGTTGCTGAGCTGCTGAGGAAGCCGGTGATGATCTACGCCACGAAGGAGCCTCCCCCGCTGCCCGGGGGCTTCCGCCGCTCAGACTCATTCTGCGGGACTCTCTCGCTGGCCTCAGCCCTCTACAGGAGGAAGATTCCGTTCGTCTTCGGCGGTATCGTCTACCCCGAGGATCCCGAGTTCAAGCGGAGCTTCGACTCGTTCGTTAGGGCCGTTAACGCCGTGAAGACCTTCGTCGGCGCTAAGGTGGGAGCCGTGGGCCCGAGGCCTGAGAGGTTTGAGACCGTCACGTTTAACGAGGCGGTGATGGCGGCGAAGTTCAGCCAGAGGGTTGTTCACTTCGACCTTATCGAGGTCGTGGAGGAGGCAAGGCGGCTGAGCGACAGCGACCCTAGGGTTGCTAAGACCGTCGGGGAGATCGAGGCTCAGCTGGACGTCAGCGGAGTCACCCGAGAAGCCCTCCTAAAGCTGGCGAAGCTTGAGGTCGTGTTGAGCGAGCTGGCGGAGAGGAGGAAGCTGGTCGGCATGGGGGTGCGCTGCTGGACCGAGCTGGAGCGCTACTTCGGCGTAACTCCCTGCCTCGTGATGGGTAGGCTGACCGATAGGGGCGTAATGATGGCATGCGAGGTCGATGTCTACGGCGTCCTGACGATGGCCCTCCAGTACGCCGCATCGCTGGGCAAAACGGTGCCCTTCTTCATCGATTGGACGATCAGGCACCCGACTAGGGACAACGTGTTCCTAGCCTGGCACTGCGGGAACCTGCCGCCATCCCTCTGCAGCGGAGGTTGCAGGCTGAGCTTCCACGGCGTGATGCACAGAGCCCTCGGCGCCGAGCGCTGCTACGGGACGGTTGACGGGCGCGCCAAGCCCGGTGAAGTGACCATCAGCAGGCTCGTCGAGTACGATGGCGAGTTCAAGCTGTTCGTAACGAGAGGGAGGATAGTTGAAGAACCGGGAGAGTTTAGAGGTAGCTGGGCTTGGGTTGAGGTCCCCGACTTGGATAAGGTTTACACAACGCTGATTGAGGAAGGTTTCATCCACCATGCTTCGATGATCCACGGCGACATCGTAGAGCCCCTAAAGATGGCCGCAAAGCTGCTCGACATAAAAGCCGTAGTCGTTTAGAGTAGAAAGGCAGCGCGCTCCTCCGACCAGTTGCGGCGGGAAGCAAAGCGGGCATCGAATCTCAGGCAAGCCCATTTTTCACTGGTATAGCTGAGTTGGGAAACGAACCCGGTGCTTGTGAGCTCACATGCGAAGCTGCTCGCTACGCGTCCGAAGTGGGGGGCCTAAGACCTTCGCTTTTACTAGGGCGATGTAGAACGCATCTCGCACTGTAATTCACCCGGAGAGGCGATCTCAATGGCCGCCTCGAGGTGGACCCTTCTCGTCCTTCAGATTAGCTGACCCCCTCAATCGCCAGGGCTTTGAGCATCAAGTTGGATCCCTCGCGCGTTATGCCCTCTCCAGATCGCGTTCAGCGCCTATTTAGCTACGAAGTCCATGGACATCACTCCAGTGCGCATATACTTCAATGCCTCGTCCCAGCCTTCCTCCTTAAGCGGCAATTCAACGATAGTGAAGCGTCAATGGCCATCATAAGTACTTTTGGAGGCAGATGCACTTGGATTAAAATTATAAATAAGCCTAAATCACAATTTTAAAGGAAAACTTTATGTTTATTTATATTCATCCTAAATCCTTCTCCTAGTATTGTTCATTCCACCTTGGAAAAATCAGATAATGGCACCTTGCTTAAGGAGTATCTGCTGGATTTCAGACACGTCTAGTTCCCTGGGCTTTACCCCTTCGATGACTGAGAGAGCAGCTGCAACTCCAGCTGCTTGACCTGTGGCTGTCGCAGTAGGTATTACTCTAACCGCACCCAGTGCTTCGTGCGTCGCTGAGATACAGCGACCCGCAGCGAGAAGACCCTCAACTCTTAGGGGGATGAGCGCTCTGTAGGGTATCGTATAGCTCTTGCCCTCAGGTATTGGGATAAAGATTGCCTCTTCCCCTGGCCTTAAGGGGTGCACATCGATGGCGTAGCATCCTCTAGCCACTTTATCGGGGAACTCAACGCAGTTGATAAGTTCCTCCAACTTGATCACGTGTTCACCGACGATCCTCCTCGATTCTCTAACACCGATCCTACAGCTAAGCTGCACAAGGTAGCAGTGCTCAAAGCCTGGGACACACTTCCTAAGGAACCTAACGATCTCGAGTGCTTGGCGGTAGGCTTCTAGGGTAGCTCTTGCCAGCTGCTTCGAATCAAGTGGGTCGATCCCGCAGACCCTGGTATTGTTGAAGACTGCGTAACCCTTATCAGGGAAAGCCGCAAGAGGTGCAATGTAATCGATACCCGGTATCTCGGGGAACTCACCCTTAACTCTAGCCTCCCTTACCAAGCCGTATAGACCGGCGAAACTGAATGGCTCTCCCCTTTCGATAGCTCTTCTAAGATGCTCGACATTGACCCAGGGAGCCAGTTCATCGGGGTGATGCTCAAGGTACTCGAGGAACCCTCGTGAAGTTAATGCCACCCACTTTAAACATCACCGTCACGGGTTGCACAAGCCCATCCTCCTCCCTACCCATCGAGATTGGAGTACCAGCTAACTCCGCCAGATCAGCGTCTCCCGTTGCGTCAACAAAGACTGATCCTTCAACCTCAATCAATCCCCTTTTCGTGTAAACAGACACGGCCTTGAGGCTATGGCCTTCAACCTTGGTTCCAACAACTGTAGCGTTAAACCATACGTCTACACCTGCTTCTTTACACATCTCAAGCATTACCACCTTAAGCAGCTCAGGCTCGAAAATCGCGGGCTGCCTCACATCTATACCGCCCAGCTTCGCTAACCTGTCCAAGAACTCCTGGAAAATACCGGCGACAACGGGCTTACCTCCACTCACCCACTTCATGAAGGGGGTAACAAGAGCCTGCGTAACTGTTCCGCCCAGTGTGCCCGAGGCTTCCAGTAGACACACCCTAACCCCCATTCTGCTGGCTACCACAGCAGCAGAGACTCCAGCTACACCGCCACCAGCTACAATCACGTCATACCGCGGAGTCACGCGTGCAACAGATGCCCTCATAGAAAGCTCTACCCCTTGCATAAGCTATCGACCGAGCTCCCTGACATATGTTTTCAGCAAATACGGTTGAATACTTGTCACTTGAATCACACCATTCAAACCCTATTCAATCTAGCTTCACTAGTATACGGTACTTTAACTAAAAAGATAAAAAATAATATTTTATGTTTTAAACAGGCGGTATATAGAAGGCCGCTATGCTCCCTAAGAGGAAGGCCCCGAAGCTGATTCCAACGAGGAGACCAATAGCAAAGGGTACAGCGTACTTTTCGTAGAAGGTCATACCGCCGACCTTTAGCACTAGGAGCTTGAGTATGAGCGCGGGGAACGAGCTTAGGAACCACATTCCGCTGTAGAAGAAGAGCGCAACAGGAGTGAAGAAGAACCATGGGAACTTCGCTCTCATGAACCATAGTCCCCCGACGATCACTAAAGCCGCGATGAAGTGGCCTATACCCGTCGCATCGAGTACTCCCTCCGCGCTGATTACACCTCCCACTTCTCTTACTCTAGTTATCCCCGCAGGCATCACCTTGACATACCAGATCCTAGTGAGCACGGTATCAGCGCCGTAGGCGTAGAGAAGTGCTAAACCAAGGTAGAGGCCAATGAAGCTCGCCAGGAAAGCAGCTAGAAGCTGCCCGATAAACAGATCCCTCTCGCTCGTCCCCGTGTCTCTCGCTAGCTTGTAGGTGGAAAGAACGGCCCATGGGAACCAGGTTGCCTGCGGAATGTGGTGGGTTATGCGGGTAGCTGCTTTAGTGGCCCACCACGTAGTGCTGGGCCATGGGTTTGGAACCCCGCTGGCGTAAGCAACTGTAAGCGTTAACTGACGCGGCAAGTCTACACCGGCGACAGCGGGCCATTGCCCGGTTTCACCCCAGATTCTCGCGTGGCCGATTAAGGCGAAGTATAAGAGGATCAAGAATAGCAGTACGAAGCCTGCGTGTGCTCCGAGCGCCGCAAAGAAGAGTAGGTAGGCAAAGTAGCTGCCCAGCAGTCCGGTCCATATCAATCGTTCATCAAGCCTACCAGGCTCCGTTGCAGCTCTCTTGTAAAGGCGCTTGAACGAATCGGACCATGTCTTCCAGCCGAAAATAATAGACCAGATGCCTAGAGCGAATGTTACATGGAGGGATGAGAATGTTCCTGGCTTGATGGGACCAGCGTCGGGGCTAGCGCCCGGTGATATCAAGCCGGCTCCGACGGCTATGAAGGGCCATATGAGGGATTTGAAACCGGTCCATATGGCCACGCTGGCTGTTACATCGATTGGAGCGAGGAAGAACATTATCGTGTCGGCTGGGATAAACATCCACCACTCCATTATGCTGGGGTTAATGCCTTTCAGGAAGGCGTCCCATCCGGAGAGGTAGATTTGCCCCCACGCGAAGAACACTGGGAAGACCGGCCAGATGTAGTTCAAAGTCGATTGAATCGCGATGATCAATCCTATGATAAAGCCGATGTAGAACAGCTTGCTCCTCCCAAAGCTGGTTAAAGTGCTCTCCTGTCCCATCCTGAGTACTTGCACCGCTGGCATAACTGCGGGGAACGTTAGTCTCTCTACCTCAACGAATGGTCTGATCATCGTTTGAGCCGTGAAAATGCACATGAGAAGGAATATGAACATGAACACGCTCTGCAGTAGTAATGGGCCGACGACTCCACCCGGTACGCTGGCGCCCCCGCTGAATATCCCGGCAACAAGCCTGGGATTCTTGGGTGCCCATGCGCTAGGTATGTACTCTAGCAACTGGGCTAGAGACGGCTCAGTTTGTGCGTGATAAGCAACCACCAATGGTTCGAGCCAGAAGGAAAAGAAGCCGCTGTCCATCACTACGTAGAGAGCCCCGACAAGCACGACAATTTCTGCCACGCTGAGTTTCTTAAGCCCCGCCATTAGTATCGCTAGGAACCATATAAAGCCCCATGGTAGGTATATCGGAGCACCTATTCTACCGCCAAAGAAGGGTTCCAGTGTAACCCCTCTGCGCCACCACATCAGGTAGTTAACGTAAAACATCGCTACGCCCAGCACAACGATCAAAGCGATCGTTAGAGGCGTAAGACCTCTAGCGTATTTAACTTCGGCTCCCTTAGATTCGCTCACATCACTAATTGTATCGGGGTTATATAAAAATTTTTCTCAAAATACCATTTTATGAAGATTCGAAAGAAAAATAAGTTTATATTCGTGATTTAGATGCCCAAATATGATGCGAAGGCTGCTCATAGCAACGTTCGCTGCTGAGATTTTGCTTTGGCTATTAACGGCCTCTGCTCTTTACGCCGAGCCAGGTACTCTCACAAGTATACTGAATCTAACTGAAGTTAAGCAGCATGTGGAAGCTTTGTCTCTACTGGGGAGCCGTTTTACGGGGTACCCTGGGTATTATGCATCCTTAGCCTACATAAACTCTTCACTTGTTTCGTCAGGCTTAAAACCGCGTTTTCTCGCGTTTAACGCGACTGTACCAATCGACTACGGGGCTACTATTAAAGTGGGGGCTTCAGTTATAAGGGCCTACCATATGTACCCAAACCTCGTCGCACTTGGAGCAGCGACCAACGTGTCGGGACAGCTGGTATACGCTGGTCATTGCACTCCTCCTGAGCTGGCTGGATTAGATCTTCGGAGCAAGATTGCTGTGTTGGAGTTCGACGCCGATTGGGGTGCTGCGATCGCTAGGGGTGCTAGGGCGCTGATATTCCTGGGACCCGCTGTAGACAGAGACTCCGCAATGAGGAAAGTAGCGCTAGCTCCTCTCGATATCCCTAGGGTTTACGTGAGAGAGGGGGCCGATGCGGACTTCGTGAGAGAGGCTTCTAGGAAGGGCCTTTACGCGACAATCGAAGGGCGATACGAGTGGAAGAGAGTAACAGCCTATAACATCTTGGTTGAGATCGCTGGCTCAAGCGAGCCGGAGAAGATCGTGATTCTCACCGCTCACGTGGACTCGGGATCGATCGTACCTGCCCTCGCACCAGGGGCTGAGGAGGCTGTGAACGTGGGTCTCCTCCTTCACCTGGCCCGCCTGCTGAGCGAGTATCGACCTAAGTACACGGTCTGGCTACTATTTCTGTCGGGCCACTGGCAGGGGCTTGCAGGAGCACGGTGGTTTGTCGAGAAAATCATGTTTAGCGAATTGATTGGAAGCTCGGTTTACCCCTACATCGTTCTGAATTTTGACATATCATCCGGTGACAGTCGGCTGGTAGTGTACCCTGGCGGTTTCTTCTACGGTCATAGAACGCAAGGCGCCATGAACCTATACACCGACTTCCGTTCAAGCTTAGCGGAAATTATCAAAGATTTCTACCAGAAGTACCCAAGCGATTATCGCGCTATCGCAAGTGACGCAATGTACTACAACGCCACGACCGGGATAGTTCTCTTGCGCAGCTTTAACCCGGGTTACGCGATATCGTACTCGCAACCCTTCTACCTAGATGCTGAACCCTTCCAGCTCGCTAAGGTTCCCGCAGTAACTTTCCTAACGTTTCAGGACAAGAGGCCAAGAGTCTTCACACCTGCCGACACCTACGACCACATCAATTGGGAGAACATCAAACCCCAGGTTCGCTTTGCCGCATTTGTACTTGACAAGATACTCAACGATATTACCCTTGTCTTTAGAGGTTCATGGGACACTATTAAGCCCAGGAGAATAGAGGTCGACCCGGTAAATGGTGGCTTCGGATACCATGTAGCAATCGTCGAGGTCGTGGAGTACGATCCGACCGTTGCGACGCTGTACAGACCCGTCCCCAACTCCCTCGTCGTCGTGCATAAGAGAGATTGGTACTACAATGTCATGGGCTCTCTCGCCGTTACTCAATACGATCCACCCTTCGCCAAAATAATCGAGCTGGCGGATGAAAATGGAAAGGCCACGATAGTCGGATTAGCACCTCCAGAAATATTTATTGGGAACATAGAGATTTACGCCTACAAAGTAGAGGGAGGTCGACTAACTTACGTACCCGACATGGGGCCGAACGGCTTAGCGAGGTTCTCTCCCTACCCTCCAAAGCTCTCGATGGGGATCGTCCTAAGAACAGTGGTATTCAGAGCAGCGGCTCTCATAGCTCCACTCGTTTCAGTACCTGATAGACCATGGCCTCTTGCTACATTCAACTTATATGGAAAAGCCTCATTCCCGATACCCTTCACGCGCTACACTTCACCTTACCCTTCGGCGGTTTCCATTTTTTACCCGAACTTAGCGACGCCGGACTCCTATTACTACACCATTGACTTTTCGAATAGGTTCGTAATCCTCTACGCCCCACCAGAGAGTCGGATCTGCGCTATCGTTAGCCTAGGCGGGGATCAGAGAAGAGCAATAGTGCTTCTCAACTCTACAACTGAAGACATTATGAACGGTTACCGCCTAGGGAGGGCAGGTTCCACAGAAGTTATCACAAATACTCCGTACGTATATACTCTAGAGCTGCTAGCGATTGCTAAGGATCGCTACAGCAAGGCTGTGTCGGGTGGGGTTAGCGACCCAACTACTGTTGAGCTATTGAAGATGGTGGAGAACTATACGGCGAAAAAGGAGTTCGGGTTCGCTTGGGCCGCCTGGAGCGCTGCACTGCGCTTGTACGAGCGCACTCGCGGTATGAGCCTAGATTTTGCTTCTGCGACGCTGATCGTGATGCTACTCATTGTTCCCTTCGCAGTACTTGGGGAGAAGCTCTTCTTCGGGAGAGGAGGCATTGTCCGCATAGCTTACATCGTCACGTTAGGAGCTGTAATGTTCTCTGTTTTTGCCCTTCTGCACCCAGGTTTCACCATAGTTTACAGCACCTACGCGTTGAGCATAAGCGTGATAATGGCCGCCCTCTCCATCCCAGCACTCTTTTTCCTAATCATACTCTTCAATAGATCCCTTTCGCAAGTAAGGAGGATTAGGTTGGGAGTGCATGCGCTAGAGAGGGAAACTTTCGACCTCTTCGTCACAGCGATGTCTACGGGCATAGAAAACATGAGGCGAAGGCCTCTTCGGACAGCTCTTACCCTTTCCACGATAATCCTGGTAGTGATGTCGCTAGTCGCGCTCACCTCTGTTGTTCCAGTGCTTAGAATCACCGCTTCGACCTACGAAACGCACGCCACGTTTGACGGGATTGTGGTAAAGTCTCCCTCAAACGAACCTCTTGATCCCTTGTTGTTAGACGTGCTCGAAGACTTCGCGAAGGGAAGGTATGTTGTAGCCCCGCGTTACTGGCTCTATCCGCCTCTAATTGAAGATTATTTCACTCTGTCCAGCGGAGGGAGGTCGGTGGTCTTCAGAGCAGTCATGGGATTAGCCCCTGCTGAGCTCAACGCGAGTCTCAAGGAGCTTGGCTTGAGCCAGACGATATTCAGCCGTGTTGCAAGCAGCTGTTTGCTGCCGAAAACTCTCGCCTCCGCGCTCGGTGTTGATGTGGGTGATACAGTGCGTTTTGCCGGAGAGGAGCTCATAGTTGCTGGTGTCTTCGATGATTCTCTTGCAGAGATGCTCGCCCGCGACGTAACGGATAGAGTAGGAGAGCGGCCGTACGGTGGTAGGCCCTACGACCTCGTAACGGTGGCAACAATGCAGAGGATCGATGAGAGCTACAGATTATCATGGAGCGATATCATCGTAATTAACGCTGAGCTAGTGAAGAACCTCCCAGGAGCCTTACTGCACTCTGTGCTGCTCATGCCAAAAGGGAGGGTGAGCGAGGAAGAGCTCGTATCGACGGCGATGGAGATTTACAACGTATTTAGCGGCTTGGACGTCTATGTCTCGTATGGAGGGCGAACTCACATTATCAGCGGGAGGTTTGTCCACGAGTTCTTCGGTTTCAGCTTCATGGTGGTGCCCTTACTCATCTCCGGGATGGTGCTCATGACGACTGTGCTAGGGAGCATCCACGAAAGGTTAAGGGAGGCAACAACATACAGTGCTCTCGGTCTTGCGCCGGCACAAGTGGGTGGAATGTTTCTCGCCGAGGTACTCACGTACGCTATACTTGGTGTTGCTCTAGGCTATGCAGCTGGAGTGGTGATGGCAAGAGCAACGAATTTCGCGGCGCTCACGGGCGGCATTATTGGAATGAACTACTCGAGCTCGTCTGTACTCGTCGGCTTAGCACTCGCGATTCTAATGGTCCTCCTAGCTTCTCTATACCCATTCCTGAAAGTTTCGAGGATCGTTACCCCGTCCCTCGAAAGGAAGTGGAAAATCCCCACAAAGCCTCGCGGCGATGTATGGGAGATACCATTACCCTTCACCTTCAAGGAGAGGGAGATGGTGGTAGGCGTCACAATTTACCTATGTGAGTATTTTGAGAACAGGAGGGAGAGAATGGGGACATTTGCGGTGCTGAGTTACGCTCCGTACTCGGAGCCGGGGAGAGTCGGCGTTCGGGCCAAGGTTTGGCTCGCGCCATTCGAGCAGAACATAGTCCAGGACGTTGATGTGGCTCTGTTGAAGAGTGCAACAGAGGCCAGGTACATGACGCTGGTAACGGCCAAGCGCGAATCAGGTCCCCACGATACGTGGCTTAAATCATGCGACTTGTTTGTGCGTGAGCTGAGAGAGCAGTTTCTGACGTGGAGGCTTCTTTCTCCGCAAGAAAGGGCAACTTACATCAAGAGAGGAGTTGAGTTGGTGAAGATCTATGAGTGAGGGGTACAAGCCGGGCTTAACGACGGTTTCCCTCCTCTCAATCGCTTACGCTGCCATCGTTGTAACGCCTATAATGATCTATATGAGCTTCCTCACCGGTCTACCTGACCCAGCCAGGTTCATCCCGGTTTTCATCTCACTCCTTCTCTTTACTGAAGTCGGTAGGTTCACCGGGAGGTTCGTGACGAAGCAAGAGGCTTATATCATCTACTTCATGTCACAGATCGTCGCTTTCGATGCCCTCTACTGGGTTGGGTTACTGATGAACCTCTACTTCCGCGACGCCCCCTACACAAAACTCTTCGGGATCGCCGATAAGATACCTACGTGGGCCGCTCCCCCACTCGATAGCTGGGCTGTGCAACTACGCACTTTCTTTGCCCGAGAGTGGCTAACCCCTATACTCGTATTGCTCCTCAGCACAGCGGGTAGCCTGCTGATAGATATCGGGCTTTCCTTCATCTTTATCCAGCTTTTCATAGAAGTTGAGAACCTACCCTTCCCTGTTGCGCCCATCGACGCTCAAGCAATCGAAGTTTTAACTGAAAGAACCCCTGATAGGATGATACCCTTTGCCACGGCTGCCGTAATCGGCTTCCTTTACGAGTTCGCCATTTACGGCTTCCCGCAGTTATCGGAAGCGCTCATCGGTACGCGCATCCAGCTAATACCGTATCCGTGGGTGGACTTGACGGAATACTTTGCCGGCGTATTACCTGGCGCCCTCATCGGGGTTGCAACCGATATTTCCACATTCGCTGTGGGGTGGCTTATACCGTGGGAGAGCATCGTCTGGATCTTCATAGGTTCGATAGCGTTCTACGTTGTGGGCAATGTGCTTGGCCTCCTCCTAGCCGATATTACAGGGAACCCAGTGCTGCTCCGCTGGAAAGCGGATTGGTCCCCTGTCGCGCGTATCGACTGGTTATGGCAGCGCTCGGTCTTCAATCTCTGGGCTAGCCCGCTAATCGGCTTATCAGTTGGGGTTGGGCTCTTTTCGCTCATCGTATCTCTGAAGTACTTCAAGACAGCGTTTTCCAGCTTGCTGCGCTTAACAGAGGCTGCCAAGAGGAAAGGGTACTTACCGCTGGGATTTATCCTAGCGATGATCTTTACGGGTGCGCTTGTCGGTACAGCCGTTGCAACTTGGCTCTACCCAAGCCTCTGGTGGTTCTGGCTACTCTCATGGACCCTTTTCCCCTTTATCCAGGGGATTCTGCTTGCCCGCAGTTTCGGCGAAGTAGGCTTGGGGGTTCAAATCCCGTATATCAGAGAAGCATTCCTAATCGCTTTCACAAAGCCTGGGGAGGTTGAACCGTGGCTTGTACCCGCTAAGATCACGACGGGTGCCGGCATTATAACGCATAGGATAAAGGTGGCTACGCTTCTCGAGGTAAGGCCGATGGACTACTTCAAAGCTTACGCGTTGACGCTTCCACTGGTGTTAGCACTCAGCTTCGTCTTCCTCCAATTCTTCTGGTCAATGGCGCCCATCCCATCGGCTGTTTACCCCTGGACGGTGATTTCGTGGCCTATTGCTTCGCTCAACTTCTCCCTTTGGGTCTCCCGTTCGATCGAGATTTTCAGGCCGGAGCTCATTCTTGCATCATCGGTGGCAATGCTAATTGTTTCGCTACTCGCCCGGTACCTCGGGCTACCCTTTTCACCGATAGGCTTCGCCGCTGGCGCAGCTCTGACGCCTCCCTACGCCATCAACTACTTCATGGGCGCTATTGTCGGGAGACTACTCGAAAAGAAATTAGGGAAAACGTATTGGGAGAGAGTTAGAGGGGCGATAATCGCCGGACTCTTCTGCGGAGTAGGTTTGGCCCTAGCGTTAACGGTCGTTATATTGATGATTTCTAAGTCCGCGTGGCTCTTACCTTTCTAAACATTTTTAACATTGATAATAAATTCTATAATTCTTTTCTTCGAGTCATTACAGATCCCATCGTTTAGGTGCATCAGGCGTGTAGGTCGGTCAGAAGATGAGCCAAGGTTTTACGTAGGTTCTGGCCTACGACGTTGATGGAAGACTTCTTAAAAACCACGATCCCATAAATCGTTTAAGGTATTAGCACGGATAACCTTAATTCCCTCCCTGCTTTCATTCATCGATGGCCTGGCCTAGGCCTGATCCGCTGGATGAAGCGTACCTGCTCCTGGCTTACAGGTCGGGGCGCTGGGGGACGAGGTCGCCCCTAGTCGAGGAGTTTGAGCGGGAGTTCGCGCGCTACCACGATGCGAAGCACGGCGTGGCGGTTACGAGCGGGACGGCTGGACTGATGCTCGCCTACTTGGCGGTCGGAGTTAGGCCCGGCGATAAGGTGGCCGTACCCGCCTACACGTTCATCGCTACTGCTTCGGCCGCTGTGATCTGGAGGGCCGTCCCCGTCTTCGTTGACGTTGACCCAGTGACGCTCAACATGGACCCTGGCGACCTTGAGAGGGTTGTGGAGAGGCATAAGGACGTGAGGCTGATCGTCCCCGTCCACTTCGCTGGTATACCGGCCGAGATGGACGAGATCCTGAAGATCGCACGCGAGCACGGGGCAGCTGTGGTTGAGGATGCTGCTCAAGCGCACGGCTCAGCCTACAGGGGCAGGAAGGTTGGCGCGATCGGAGACGCGGGGGCGTTCAGCTTCCAGTTGAGTAAGCTAATGGCGGCCGGCGAGGGCGGCATCGTGCTCACCAACCGGGACGATTTGCACGAGCTGATCTGGTCGCTCCACCACGTGGGCAGGAGGGCGGGGGGCAAGTGGTACGAGCACCCCAGGATGGGGT
The Thermofilaceae archaeon DNA segment above includes these coding regions:
- a CDS encoding L-fucose/L-arabinose isomerase family protein yields the protein MTKVKVGFVPLHRVPFDEEWARELKHRFIEAVRASFGDIVELVYPGEGDTKLGLVSDDDDAEAVAELFKREGVDGIVIAALTFGDELAGARVAELLRKPVMIYATKEPPPLPGGFRRSDSFCGTLSLASALYRRKIPFVFGGIVYPEDPEFKRSFDSFVRAVNAVKTFVGAKVGAVGPRPERFETVTFNEAVMAAKFSQRVVHFDLIEVVEEARRLSDSDPRVAKTVGEIEAQLDVSGVTREALLKLAKLEVVLSELAERRKLVGMGVRCWTELERYFGVTPCLVMGRLTDRGVMMACEVDVYGVLTMALQYAASLGKTVPFFIDWTIRHPTRDNVFLAWHCGNLPPSLCSGGCRLSFHGVMHRALGAERCYGTVDGRAKPGEVTISRLVEYDGEFKLFVTRGRIVEEPGEFRGSWAWVEVPDLDKVYTTLIEEGFIHHASMIHGDIVEPLKMAAKLLDIKAVVV
- a CDS encoding FAD-dependent oxidoreductase, with the protein product MALTSRGFLEYLEHHPDELAPWVNVEHLRRAIERGEPFSFAGLYGLVREARVKGEFPEIPGIDYIAPLAAFPDKGYAVFNNTRVCGIDPLDSKQLARATLEAYRQALEIVRFLRKCVPGFEHCYLVQLSCRIGVRESRRIVGEHVIKLEELINCVEFPDKVARGCYAIDVHPLRPGEEAIFIPIPEGKSYTIPYRALIPLRVEGLLAAGRCISATHEALGAVRVIPTATATGQAAGVAAALSVIEGVKPRELDVSEIQQILLKQGAII
- a CDS encoding FAD-dependent oxidoreductase, translated to MQGVELSMRASVARVTPRYDVIVAGGGVAGVSAAVVASRMGVRVCLLEASGTLGGTVTQALVTPFMKWVSGGKPVVAGIFQEFLDRLAKLGGIDVRQPAIFEPELLKVVMLEMCKEAGVDVWFNATVVGTKVEGHSLKAVSVYTKRGLIEVEGSVFVDATGDADLAELAGTPISMGREEDGLVQPVTVMFKVGGINFTRVPRVP
- a CDS encoding DUF6785 family protein; its protein translation is MSESKGAEVKYARGLTPLTIALIVVLGVAMFYVNYLMWWRRGVTLEPFFGGRIGAPIYLPWGFIWFLAILMAGLKKLSVAEIVVLVGALYVVMDSGFFSFWLEPLVVAYHAQTEPSLAQLLEYIPSAWAPKNPRLVAGIFSGGASVPGGVVGPLLLQSVFMFIFLLMCIFTAQTMIRPFVEVERLTFPAVMPAVQVLRMGQESTLTSFGRSKLFYIGFIIGLIIAIQSTLNYIWPVFPVFFAWGQIYLSGWDAFLKGINPSIMEWWMFIPADTIMFFLAPIDVTASVAIWTGFKSLIWPFIAVGAGLISPGASPDAGPIKPGTFSSLHVTFALGIWSIIFGWKTWSDSFKRLYKRAATEPGRLDERLIWTGLLGSYFAYLLFFAALGAHAGFVLLFLILLYFALIGHARIWGETGQWPAVAGVDLPRQLTLTVAYASGVPNPWPSTTWWATKAATRITHHIPQATWFPWAVLSTYKLARDTGTSERDLFIGQLLAAFLASFIGLYLGLALLYAYGADTVLTRIWYVKVMPAGITRVREVGGVISAEGVLDATGIGHFIAALVIVGGLWFMRAKFPWFFFTPVALFFYSGMWFLSSFPALILKLLVLKVGGMTFYEKYAVPFAIGLLVGISFGAFLLGSIAAFYIPPV